The Sinomicrobium kalidii genome contains a region encoding:
- a CDS encoding OsmC family protein, protein MTNHVTTKWLGNMAFESNNPSGTTLRIDASPDDGGEGDGLRPKALMLSSVAGCSGLDIASLIRKMKLEVDDFVIEIDAELTEEHPKYYHAVTVEYHFHGNNLDEKKLQRAVDLSVEKYCGVMEMFRHFAKMDIKTFFHSN, encoded by the coding sequence ATGACAAACCATGTCACTACAAAATGGCTGGGCAATATGGCTTTCGAATCTAACAATCCTTCGGGCACTACACTACGGATAGATGCAAGCCCGGATGATGGCGGAGAAGGCGATGGACTCCGCCCCAAGGCACTCATGCTCTCATCTGTGGCGGGGTGCTCCGGACTGGACATTGCCTCCCTGATCAGAAAGATGAAACTGGAAGTGGATGATTTTGTTATAGAGATCGATGCCGAACTGACAGAAGAACATCCGAAATATTACCACGCCGTTACCGTCGAATATCACTTTCACGGCAATAACCTGGATGAAAAAAAACTGCAAAGGGCAGTAGACCTTTCCGTGGAAAAATACTGCGGGGTCATGGAAATGTTCCGTCACTTTGCCAAAATGGATATCAAAACGTTCTTTCACAGCAATTAA
- a CDS encoding 2OG-Fe(II) oxygenase, with amino-acid sequence MAVNELFEQLDFTENPRYEKIIADLLERQYSITTNFFPEEDVIALRQSLFTKYNEDRFKKAAIGNHFNETIAKTVRGDFIHWLKENDTNPAETNFFVGINDFVDYLNKTCFTGILHKEFHYAIYPKGTCYKRHLDTFQNDDRRKLSVVYYLNEEDWKPEYGGELVLYTKKEDKEYPVIIYPYPGRMVIFESQVLEHEVKPVEKERLSITGWLRTR; translated from the coding sequence ATGGCAGTGAACGAACTGTTTGAGCAGCTGGATTTTACGGAAAATCCGCGCTACGAAAAGATAATTGCCGATCTGCTGGAACGGCAATACAGTATTACAACGAACTTTTTTCCGGAAGAAGACGTCATTGCATTGCGCCAGTCCCTTTTTACCAAATACAATGAAGACCGGTTTAAAAAAGCGGCCATAGGAAACCACTTTAACGAAACGATAGCAAAAACAGTGCGGGGCGATTTTATCCATTGGCTGAAAGAAAATGACACCAATCCGGCTGAAACAAATTTCTTTGTCGGGATCAACGACTTTGTGGATTATCTCAACAAGACCTGTTTCACGGGGATATTGCACAAAGAGTTTCACTATGCCATATACCCGAAGGGTACCTGTTACAAAAGGCATCTCGACACTTTTCAAAACGACGACCGCCGTAAACTCTCCGTAGTTTATTACCTGAACGAGGAGGACTGGAAACCGGAATATGGCGGTGAACTGGTGTTATATACCAAAAAAGAAGACAAAGAATATCCGGTAATCATTTATCCCTACCCCGGAAGGATGGTCATCTTTGAAAGCCAGGTGCTGGAACACGAGGTAAAGCCCGTAGAAAAAGAGCGACTGAGCATTACGGGATGGCTAAGGACCCGATAA
- a CDS encoding UDP-2,3-diacylglucosamine diphosphatase encodes MRVPEGKKIYFASDNHLGAPTRQESLPREKKFVKWLDEVKQDAAAIFLLGDLFDFWFEYGTVVPKGFTRTLGKLAEITDSGIPVYYFVGNHDLWMNGYFEEELNIPVFHEPGEFKFNEKCFFIGHGDGLGPGDKGYKRMKKVFTNPVAKWFFRWLHPDIGVKLAQYLSVKNKVISGDEDVKFLGEDNEWLVQYAKRKLETKHYDYFVFGHRHLPLEVQLNDNSTYVNLGDWIGYFTYGAFDGKTLHLKEYK; translated from the coding sequence ATCCGCGTACCTGAAGGTAAAAAAATATATTTCGCATCTGATAATCATCTCGGGGCGCCTACGAGGCAGGAAAGCCTGCCCCGGGAAAAGAAATTCGTAAAATGGCTGGATGAGGTAAAACAGGATGCGGCGGCGATATTTTTGCTGGGCGACCTGTTTGATTTCTGGTTTGAATACGGAACGGTGGTGCCAAAAGGGTTTACACGTACTTTGGGGAAGTTGGCGGAGATTACGGACAGCGGTATTCCCGTTTACTATTTTGTAGGTAATCACGACCTGTGGATGAACGGCTATTTCGAAGAAGAACTGAATATTCCCGTCTTTCACGAACCCGGGGAATTCAAATTTAATGAGAAGTGCTTTTTTATCGGGCATGGCGATGGCCTGGGGCCGGGGGACAAAGGGTATAAACGCATGAAGAAGGTGTTTACCAACCCTGTGGCCAAATGGTTTTTCCGGTGGCTGCATCCGGATATCGGGGTAAAGCTGGCACAGTACCTGTCTGTCAAGAACAAGGTTATTTCGGGGGATGAAGATGTTAAGTTTTTGGGTGAAGACAATGAATGGCTGGTGCAATATGCCAAACGCAAACTGGAAACAAAACACTACGATTATTTTGTTTTCGGACACCGCCACCTGCCCCTTGAAGTTCAACTGAACGATAACTCCACTTACGTTAACCTGGGCGATTGGATAGGCTATTTTACCTATGGTGCCTTTGACGGGAAAACGCTACACCTCAAAGAATATAAATAG
- a CDS encoding sensor histidine kinase has protein sequence MKKLLFLILLFSGLSNGHGQKASVPEYKAGEETTYWNFLKERIFNGKNSNFYRYYDTINIQLINSRNPEDSAIITRFIPELEQLIPNKIYFSGKTAGNLIIEIVPPKSGIKYASHPTLRMIPNRFHYISKQHHKLNLPDSLSYKARKKIIEYYLVRSLCFLQDQSYHTFIGNAIFDDKNNTAPLSTRFTKADKFLLLKLYSPNFITQFKRYITHRYSWWYYINFVYRDQVQLMRLFIYVIYYLFIILISYKTIITRKFRYKYLNYLYNALLIALVFTGHSFLEQLLYIPTDSSIKTPPRLYGSISFIFGLIAVFIATFLYFLEKYLIPPSYTPLHKILLKTFYFLLILIIFATLVIYASYDFNTREVLEGDKLIILFALILVIVLSRGVFLYFKEHSDALLREKDMELSKLRELKAEAEVASLHARIHPHFLYNSLNSIAGLAHSDPEKTEKMALSLSDLFRYNINRKNEATTTIDDEIKTVRAYLEIEQIRFGKRMEFSIEVNRELHSVRIPRNIIQPLVENAIKHGISNIQGKGVIQLFILKQSHGGITISVKDNGPGFPEGTVSGYGLQSIYDILELTYGKEAQLDYRNTPDKCIWIHISKRGVQHKLKK, from the coding sequence ATGAAGAAGCTACTTTTTCTCATACTTTTATTTTCAGGATTGTCGAATGGGCATGGGCAAAAAGCTTCCGTCCCGGAATACAAAGCGGGAGAAGAAACCACCTATTGGAATTTTCTGAAAGAACGAATATTTAATGGCAAAAACTCCAATTTTTATCGGTATTACGATACTATAAACATACAGCTAATTAACTCCCGTAATCCGGAAGACAGCGCAATAATTACCAGGTTTATCCCGGAACTTGAACAATTGATACCTAATAAAATATACTTTTCCGGAAAGACAGCGGGCAATCTCATTATCGAAATAGTTCCTCCGAAAAGCGGAATTAAATATGCCTCACACCCTACATTGAGGATGATTCCTAATAGATTTCATTATATTTCAAAACAACATCACAAGTTAAATCTCCCAGATTCCCTGTCATACAAAGCACGAAAAAAAATCATAGAATATTATCTTGTCAGATCCCTATGTTTTTTACAGGATCAAAGCTACCATACATTTATAGGGAACGCCATTTTTGATGATAAAAATAATACAGCCCCCTTATCAACTCGGTTTACAAAAGCGGACAAGTTCCTCCTTCTCAAATTGTATTCCCCTAATTTTATCACGCAATTTAAGCGGTATATAACCCACCGATATTCATGGTGGTACTACATAAATTTCGTGTACAGGGATCAAGTTCAATTAATGCGCTTATTTATCTACGTCATTTACTATTTGTTCATCATCCTAATCTCTTACAAGACAATCATAACAAGAAAGTTCAGGTATAAATATCTGAACTATCTATATAATGCACTTTTAATCGCCCTTGTTTTTACAGGACATTCCTTTTTGGAGCAATTGCTGTATATACCCACTGACTCATCAATTAAAACTCCACCCCGTCTTTATGGCAGTATTTCTTTTATATTTGGCCTTATTGCTGTTTTCATAGCCACATTTTTATATTTCCTAGAAAAATATCTGATTCCTCCGTCATACACTCCTCTCCATAAAATTCTATTAAAGACTTTTTATTTTTTATTAATCCTGATAATATTTGCAACATTGGTGATATATGCTTCGTATGATTTTAACACCCGGGAAGTACTGGAAGGAGATAAGCTGATTATACTGTTCGCACTCATACTAGTCATAGTATTATCCAGAGGAGTTTTTCTTTATTTTAAAGAACATTCGGATGCTTTACTGCGCGAAAAAGACATGGAACTAAGCAAATTAAGAGAATTAAAAGCGGAAGCGGAAGTAGCTTCCCTTCATGCCCGTATACATCCCCATTTCCTTTACAATTCGTTAAATTCCATTGCGGGATTGGCTCACAGCGATCCGGAAAAAACGGAAAAAATGGCACTGTCCCTTTCTGACCTTTTCCGGTATAATATTAACCGGAAAAATGAAGCCACCACTACTATTGATGACGAAATCAAAACTGTCAGAGCATATCTCGAAATCGAACAGATACGTTTCGGGAAACGAATGGAGTTTTCAATAGAAGTTAATCGAGAGCTACACTCCGTAAGGATTCCCCGGAATATTATTCAACCATTGGTAGAAAATGCCATTAAGCACGGTATTTCCAATATTCAGGGTAAAGGAGTCATTCAACTCTTTATCTTAAAGCAATCCCATGGAGGTATTACAATATCTGTTAAGGATAATGGTCCGGGGTTTCCCGAAGGAACTGTCAGTGGTTATGGCCTGCAAAGTATTTATGATATCCTTGAGTTAACCTACGGTAAGGAAGCACAACTAGACTACAGGAATACCCCTGATAAATGCATCTGGATACATATTTCCAAACGAGGAGTACAACATAAATTAAAAAAATGA
- the rsmA gene encoding 16S rRNA (adenine(1518)-N(6)/adenine(1519)-N(6))-dimethyltransferase RsmA, with amino-acid sequence MTKKRNRTTARFPFAGDGKVRPKKHLGQHFLNDENIAEKIADTLTLKGYDRLLEIGPGMGVLTKYLLKKDISVYAVEIDRESVAYLETHYPELSDRIIEKDFLKYDVREVLGDGPFAITGNFPYNISSQILFKMLDIREQVPEFSGMFQKEVAERVCEKEGSKAYGILSVLVQAFYHAEYLFTVSEQVFTPPPKVKSGVLRLHRKEDFKLPCNEKLFFRVVKTAFGQRRKTLRNSLKILGLSDILKEDTIFGQRPEQLSVQDFVRLTQKIEHDTV; translated from the coding sequence ATGACTAAAAAAAGGAACAGGACAACAGCGCGTTTTCCCTTTGCCGGAGACGGAAAGGTACGGCCCAAAAAACACCTGGGACAACACTTTCTGAACGATGAGAATATTGCTGAAAAAATAGCTGATACCCTTACGCTGAAAGGCTATGACAGGCTGCTTGAAATAGGCCCCGGAATGGGAGTGTTGACCAAGTACCTGTTGAAAAAGGATATAAGTGTTTACGCGGTGGAGATTGACCGGGAATCCGTAGCCTACCTGGAAACCCATTATCCGGAGTTGTCGGACCGTATTATCGAAAAGGATTTTTTGAAGTACGATGTCCGTGAGGTACTCGGAGACGGCCCTTTCGCCATAACAGGCAATTTCCCGTATAATATTTCGTCGCAGATACTTTTTAAAATGCTCGACATACGGGAGCAGGTGCCCGAATTTTCAGGAATGTTCCAGAAAGAGGTAGCCGAACGGGTATGTGAAAAAGAAGGGAGTAAGGCCTACGGGATACTTTCGGTGCTCGTCCAGGCATTTTACCATGCCGAATACCTCTTTACGGTTTCGGAACAGGTGTTTACCCCGCCTCCGAAAGTGAAATCCGGGGTATTGCGGTTGCACAGGAAAGAGGATTTCAAATTACCCTGCAATGAAAAACTGTTTTTCAGGGTGGTAAAAACAGCATTTGGCCAAAGGCGGAAAACCCTTCGTAACAGTTTAAAAATATTGGGATTATCCGATATTCTAAAAGAAGATACTATCTTTGGCCAGCGTCCGGAACAGCTAAGTGTTCAGGACTTTGTCCGGTTAACGCAAAAGATAGAGCATGATACCGTTTAA
- a CDS encoding 6-pyruvoyl trahydropterin synthase family protein has translation MSNIRLTKLFNFETGHALYGYDGKCRNVHGHSYKLAVTVIGRPITDRSHVKLGMVIDFGDLKKIVKEEIVDKFDHATVFNKNTPHVELAEELKKRGHNVLLVDYQPTSENMVLDFSEKIKARLPEEIQLHSLKLQETETSFAEWYAGDNEK, from the coding sequence ATGAGCAACATTCGCCTTACCAAGCTGTTTAATTTTGAAACCGGGCATGCCCTTTACGGTTATGACGGCAAATGCAGAAATGTACACGGGCATAGTTACAAGCTGGCGGTTACGGTAATAGGAAGGCCCATTACCGACCGGTCTCATGTAAAATTGGGTATGGTCATCGATTTTGGTGACCTGAAAAAAATTGTGAAGGAAGAGATCGTGGATAAGTTTGACCACGCAACCGTGTTCAATAAAAACACTCCCCACGTGGAACTTGCGGAGGAGTTGAAAAAGCGGGGACACAATGTCCTGTTGGTAGACTATCAGCCTACCAGTGAAAATATGGTGCTCGATTTTTCCGAGAAGATAAAGGCGCGATTGCCCGAAGAAATACAGTTACATTCCCTGAAACTCCAGGAAACCGAAACTTCCTTTGCAGAGTGGTACGCCGGAGATAATGAGAAATAG
- a CDS encoding LytR/AlgR family response regulator transcription factor produces the protein MSTLPYKVIIVDDEPPARQRLKQLLSEFEQTFKIVEEAENGNDGIEKITRLQPDIIFLDIQMPGMTGFEMLQQLPEIPLIIFCTAYDEYSLQAFETNSIDYLLKPIRKERLAKTIQKLEFLNKDNRTKQIENLLKEITSGEEIKKEITSLTIRKNKRLLFLKLLDIIYFKSGDKYVTVFLKNGEQYLTEQSLIRLENKLPDYFLRIHRSIIVNTNLVHEIQLYFNGRYAFMLNDDYKTRLISGRSYLPLIKKWIDL, from the coding sequence ATGAGCACCCTCCCTTATAAAGTAATAATTGTTGATGATGAGCCTCCGGCAAGGCAACGCTTAAAACAGCTTTTATCTGAATTTGAACAGACTTTTAAAATTGTTGAAGAAGCTGAAAACGGAAATGATGGGATCGAAAAAATCACCCGGTTACAACCAGACATTATCTTTCTCGACATTCAAATGCCCGGGATGACTGGTTTTGAAATGCTACAGCAATTGCCCGAAATACCTTTGATTATTTTCTGTACGGCATATGATGAATATTCCCTGCAGGCTTTTGAAACCAACAGCATAGATTACCTGCTTAAACCTATACGAAAAGAACGATTGGCCAAAACCATTCAAAAACTGGAATTCTTAAACAAAGATAACCGGACGAAACAGATTGAAAACCTTCTCAAAGAAATCACTTCCGGGGAAGAAATAAAAAAAGAAATTACTTCACTTACCATACGCAAGAATAAACGGCTTCTCTTTTTAAAACTACTGGATATTATCTATTTTAAGTCTGGTGATAAATATGTGACCGTTTTCCTGAAAAATGGAGAGCAATACCTCACAGAGCAATCATTAATTCGCCTGGAAAACAAACTCCCGGATTACTTTCTAAGAATACACCGTTCAATAATTGTCAATACCAATCTGGTACATGAAATTCAGCTATATTTTAACGGCAGATATGCTTTTATGCTAAATGACGACTACAAAACCAGATTGATAAGTGGCAGAAGTTATCTGCCACTTATCAAAAAATGGATCGATTTATAG
- a CDS encoding DUF4286 family protein, whose translation MYIYNVTINIDETVHDEWLQWMRETHIPDMLATGKFSNARMLKVLVNEEMGGITYSVQYITDSKATLQQYYDEDASQLRAKSQKRFADKFVAFRTELEIVSEH comes from the coding sequence ATAACGTTACCATAAACATTGATGAAACTGTTCACGACGAATGGTTGCAATGGATGCGCGAAACCCATATCCCGGACATGCTGGCAACGGGAAAATTCAGCAATGCACGAATGCTGAAAGTATTGGTGAATGAAGAAATGGGAGGGATAACTTACTCGGTGCAGTATATCACCGACAGTAAGGCCACTTTGCAACAATATTATGACGAAGATGCCTCGCAGCTCAGGGCGAAAAGCCAGAAGCGGTTTGCCGATAAATTTGTAGCTTTCCGTACGGAACTCGAAATAGTGAGCGAGCATTAA
- the mgtE gene encoding magnesium transporter, which yields MIPFKLSDELLEQIEQLIEERNNSALLQILNELHYADIAEIINELNLEEATYLIKLLDSEKTSDTLTELDDDVRERILKNLSAQEIADELLELDTDDAADIIAELSEERKKEVISHIEDKEHAKDIVELLRYDENSAGGLMAKELVKVNENWNVLTCVKEMRLQAEHVTRVHSIYVVDDDEKLKGRLSLKDLLTTSTKTHIRDVYIPKVDYVTVNDKAEDVARVMSKYDLEAIPVIDESGRLVGRITIDDIVDVIREEAEKDYQLAAGITQDVEADDSVWKLTRARLPWLLIGTFGGLGAASIIGGFQEALERFPTILMFIPLIQATAGNVGVQSSAIIVQGLANNTIKGEIFSRLIKECLLGLINGLAIAIVVLLISHFAFGTEYEISATIGIGLITVIVNAALIGTFIPIFLEKRGIDPAVATGPFITTSNDVLGILIYFLIAKFILGF from the coding sequence ATGATACCGTTTAAACTCAGTGATGAACTTTTAGAGCAGATAGAACAGCTCATCGAGGAAAGGAACAACAGTGCGCTGTTGCAGATCCTCAATGAACTGCACTATGCCGATATTGCTGAGATCATTAACGAACTCAATCTCGAAGAGGCCACTTACCTCATAAAACTGCTGGACAGTGAAAAGACGTCCGACACCCTTACCGAACTGGACGATGATGTCCGGGAACGTATTCTGAAAAACCTTTCGGCGCAGGAGATCGCCGATGAACTCCTGGAACTGGACACCGACGACGCCGCCGATATTATCGCCGAACTATCCGAAGAGCGGAAGAAAGAGGTTATTTCCCATATCGAGGACAAGGAACACGCCAAAGATATCGTGGAGCTGCTCCGGTATGATGAAAATTCCGCCGGGGGGCTTATGGCGAAAGAGTTGGTGAAAGTCAATGAAAACTGGAACGTCCTCACCTGTGTGAAAGAAATGCGCCTGCAGGCGGAACACGTAACCAGGGTCCACTCCATCTATGTGGTGGACGACGATGAAAAATTAAAAGGAAGGCTCTCCCTGAAAGATCTGCTGACCACATCGACAAAAACCCATATCCGGGATGTGTATATCCCGAAGGTGGATTATGTAACGGTAAATGATAAAGCAGAAGACGTGGCCAGGGTAATGTCCAAATACGACCTGGAGGCCATTCCCGTTATCGATGAATCCGGAAGGCTGGTGGGGCGTATCACCATAGATGATATTGTTGATGTGATCCGGGAAGAAGCAGAAAAGGACTATCAGCTGGCCGCCGGTATTACCCAGGATGTAGAAGCCGATGACAGCGTGTGGAAACTTACCAGGGCACGCTTGCCATGGCTGTTGATCGGTACTTTCGGGGGGCTCGGGGCAGCCAGTATAATAGGCGGTTTTCAGGAGGCGTTGGAACGGTTCCCCACAATATTGATGTTTATTCCCCTTATCCAGGCTACGGCAGGGAATGTGGGCGTACAGTCATCGGCCATTATAGTACAGGGGCTGGCCAACAATACCATTAAAGGGGAGATATTCAGCCGGTTGATCAAGGAGTGTTTGCTGGGCCTGATAAACGGATTGGCCATTGCCATAGTGGTATTGCTGATCAGTCATTTTGCCTTTGGTACGGAATATGAAATTTCTGCCACCATAGGTATAGGGCTCATTACGGTTATTGTAAATGCAGCGCTTATAGGCACCTTTATTCCCATTTTCCTGGAGAAGCGGGGTATTGATCCCGCCGTGGCAACAGGACCCTTTATCACTACGAGTAACGATGTGTTGGGGATATTGATCTACTTCCTGATCGCCAAGTTTATCCTCGGTTTTTAG
- the recJ gene encoding single-stranded-DNA-specific exonuclease RecJ produces the protein MRWTIKPQPDPEKVKQLASALGTDEVIATLLIQRNITTFDEAKRFFRPSLDHLHDPFLMRDMDKAVNRIGEAVSRNENILVYGDYDVDGTTAVALLSSYLHGFYPNVATYIPDRYEEGYGVSFRSIDYASDNDISLIIALDCGIKAIDKVKYAREKGIDFIVCDHHRPGDTLPDAVAVLDPKREDCHYPYDELCGCGVGFKLIQALASRRGQTIKDLLPYLDLVATAIGADIVPITGENRVLAHYGLKQINTSPRAGIRAITHTLKKQQLNISDVVFIIAPRINAAGRMKHGLHAVNLLTETDFDTAVGFAGEIEAFNTDRKVLDQQITEEALKQITDREEQEKFTTVVYDETWHKGVIGIVASRLTETYYRPTLVFTRTGNKLAASARSVSGFDVYNALESCTDCIEQFGGHKYAAGLTLLPEQYAGFKQKFEDVVAATIDKKMLIPEITVDTEITLDQITPKFHRILKQFAPFGPGNMAPVFLSKNLRDTGYGKGVGEGEKHLKVTVTQNDAPAFGGIGFNLGDKKDIIANKKMFSAVYSIEENHWNGDVSLQLRLRDIKE, from the coding sequence ATGCGCTGGACCATAAAACCACAACCGGACCCGGAAAAAGTAAAACAGTTGGCCTCGGCACTGGGCACAGACGAAGTTATTGCCACATTGCTCATACAGCGTAACATAACGACTTTTGACGAGGCAAAACGGTTTTTCCGGCCGTCCCTGGATCACCTTCACGATCCTTTTCTGATGAGAGATATGGACAAAGCGGTAAACCGGATCGGGGAAGCTGTTTCCCGGAACGAAAACATCCTGGTTTACGGCGACTATGATGTGGACGGCACCACGGCAGTGGCTCTTTTATCTTCCTACCTTCACGGTTTTTATCCGAATGTAGCCACCTATATTCCCGACCGGTATGAAGAAGGATATGGCGTTTCTTTCCGGAGCATCGACTATGCTTCGGATAATGATATCAGCCTCATTATTGCGCTGGATTGTGGTATCAAGGCTATAGACAAAGTAAAATATGCCCGTGAAAAAGGAATCGACTTTATTGTCTGTGATCACCACCGCCCGGGAGATACGCTTCCGGATGCCGTGGCGGTACTGGACCCGAAAAGGGAAGATTGCCACTATCCGTATGATGAACTTTGCGGATGTGGCGTAGGGTTCAAGCTTATCCAGGCACTGGCTTCCCGCCGCGGACAAACAATAAAGGACCTGCTTCCTTACCTCGACCTTGTAGCCACGGCCATCGGCGCCGATATTGTTCCCATTACGGGGGAAAACCGGGTACTTGCCCATTACGGGCTCAAACAGATCAATACCTCACCGAGGGCAGGTATCCGGGCCATAACGCATACGCTCAAAAAACAACAACTGAATATTTCCGATGTGGTATTTATCATTGCCCCGCGTATCAATGCCGCCGGACGTATGAAGCACGGACTGCATGCCGTAAACCTGCTTACCGAAACGGATTTTGATACTGCTGTCGGGTTTGCCGGAGAGATCGAGGCATTTAACACAGACAGGAAAGTACTGGACCAACAGATCACCGAAGAGGCCCTGAAACAGATCACCGACCGGGAAGAACAGGAAAAATTCACCACCGTAGTGTACGACGAGACCTGGCACAAGGGCGTTATAGGCATCGTGGCCTCCAGGCTTACGGAAACTTATTACCGCCCCACGCTGGTTTTTACCCGTACCGGAAATAAGCTGGCAGCTTCCGCACGCTCTGTCAGTGGTTTCGACGTTTACAATGCCCTGGAAAGCTGTACAGATTGTATTGAACAGTTCGGCGGACACAAATATGCAGCCGGGTTGACCTTACTACCGGAACAATATGCAGGGTTCAAACAAAAATTCGAAGATGTCGTGGCGGCCACCATAGACAAAAAAATGCTCATCCCGGAGATCACTGTAGATACAGAGATAACCCTTGACCAGATCACACCGAAATTCCATCGCATATTAAAGCAATTCGCCCCTTTCGGTCCCGGAAACATGGCCCCTGTTTTTCTTTCCAAAAACCTCAGGGACACAGGTTACGGTAAAGGAGTCGGGGAAGGAGAAAAACACCTGAAAGTCACGGTTACACAAAATGACGCTCCGGCTTTCGGGGGGATAGGGTTTAACCTCGGGGACAAAAAAGATATCATTGCCAACAAAAAAATGTTCAGCGCTGTATACTCCATTGAAGAAAATCACTGGAATGGCGATGTCAGCCTGCAACTGCGTCTTCGTGATATCAAGGAATAA
- the murI gene encoding glutamate racemase, giving the protein MHIAFFDSGAGGLTVLHEAIKKMPGEHYIYFGDSHNAPYGTKSREEIRELVFKAVDFLTAKGLKALVLACNTATSAAVAELREKYDFPIIGMEPAVKPAIENSREHKVLVCATDLTLKEEKLNNLVRNLNAGDKVDYLSLQKLVMFAENFEFDGQQVTAYLKEKLAQADWSKYDSIVLGCTHFIFFREQIRRFIPARIRILDGNEGTVNNLMTKIDIRNSPEKKEIQYYISGSRAAAGHFQRYLDYLAKTDTPKGQVW; this is encoded by the coding sequence ATGCACATAGCTTTTTTTGACTCCGGGGCGGGGGGATTGACCGTACTGCACGAGGCCATAAAAAAAATGCCCGGTGAGCATTATATTTATTTTGGTGATTCCCATAATGCCCCGTACGGGACAAAGAGCAGGGAAGAAATAAGGGAACTGGTTTTCAAGGCAGTGGATTTCCTTACAGCTAAAGGATTAAAAGCCCTTGTGCTGGCCTGTAATACGGCAACCAGTGCTGCTGTTGCCGAACTCAGGGAAAAATACGATTTCCCCATTATCGGAATGGAGCCGGCTGTAAAACCCGCTATCGAAAACAGCAGGGAACACAAAGTGCTTGTATGTGCCACAGACCTTACCCTGAAGGAAGAAAAGCTGAACAACCTCGTACGAAACCTCAATGCTGGTGATAAGGTAGATTACCTGTCGCTCCAGAAACTTGTAATGTTTGCAGAGAATTTTGAATTTGACGGGCAGCAGGTTACTGCTTATTTAAAAGAAAAACTCGCGCAGGCCGACTGGAGTAAATACGATTCCATAGTATTGGGATGTACCCATTTTATCTTTTTCCGCGAGCAGATACGAAGGTTCATTCCTGCACGGATACGTATCCTCGACGGAAATGAAGGTACCGTAAACAACCTGATGACCAAGATCGATATCCGGAACTCCCCGGAAAAAAAAGAAATACAATACTACATTTCGGGTAGCAGGGCAGCAGCCGGTCATTTTCAGCGATACCTGGATTATCTGGCAAAAACCGATACGCCGAAAGGGCAGGTATGGTAA